A region from the Bacteroidota bacterium genome encodes:
- the nrfD gene encoding polysulfide reductase NrfD: MMYVSPIREPLIRGGKTYSQVTRDILAPMAGKPSKYWYIGITLAGIAALIGAYTSYLTVYKGIGTWGLNRTIGWGWDITNFVWWVGIGHAGTFISAILLLFRQKWRTSINRSAEAMTLIAIAAAGFFPTIHMGRLLLGFFIFPYPNTRALWVNFNSPLLWDVFAITTYFLVSLVFWYVGLIPDIATVRDKAKNKIRKAIYGFLSFGWTGSAKNWARHETVSLILAGLAAPLVLSVHTIVSFDFATSVIPGWHTTIFPPYFVSGAIFSGFAMVLTLLVVARKALNLEEYITVAHVESMTKIIILTGSIVGIAYLTEFFIAWYSGVVYEQYAFVNRAFGPYAWAYWIMMTCNVITPQLFWFKKIRTNMVVVFIISIFVNIGMWFERFVIVVTSLHRDYLPSSWSMYSATWVEVGLYIGTLGIFFTAFLLFVRVFPVVAIAEVKSVLKSSGENQKHDHHEH; encoded by the coding sequence ATAATGTACGTATCTCCAATCAGAGAACCGCTCATCAGGGGAGGCAAGACCTACAGCCAGGTGACCCGCGACATCCTGGCTCCCATGGCGGGCAAACCGTCGAAATACTGGTACATCGGCATTACCCTGGCAGGCATCGCAGCCCTGATCGGCGCCTACACTTCCTACCTCACGGTTTATAAAGGTATAGGTACCTGGGGTTTGAACAGAACAATTGGCTGGGGCTGGGACATCACCAACTTCGTCTGGTGGGTCGGTATCGGTCACGCCGGCACATTTATCTCGGCCATTTTGTTGCTTTTCAGGCAAAAATGGAGAACTTCCATCAACCGTTCGGCCGAAGCCATGACCCTCATTGCCATTGCTGCGGCAGGCTTCTTCCCCACCATCCACATGGGTCGTCTGCTGCTTGGGTTTTTTATCTTCCCTTACCCGAATACCCGAGCACTTTGGGTCAACTTCAACTCCCCCTTGCTCTGGGACGTATTTGCCATCACCACTTACTTTCTGGTTTCGCTGGTCTTCTGGTATGTGGGGCTTATCCCCGACATTGCTACCGTGCGCGACAAGGCTAAAAACAAGATTCGCAAGGCAATCTACGGTTTCCTGAGTTTTGGATGGACCGGTTCGGCCAAAAACTGGGCGCGTCACGAAACAGTCAGCCTGATCCTGGCCGGTCTGGCAGCTCCGCTGGTGCTTTCGGTACACACCATCGTAAGCTTCGACTTTGCCACCTCGGTCATTCCCGGTTGGCACACCACCATCTTCCCGCCTTATTTTGTGTCGGGTGCCATCTTCTCCGGATTTGCCATGGTGCTCACCCTGCTTGTCGTTGCCCGCAAAGCACTCAACCTCGAAGAATACATCACTGTGGCCCATGTGGAATCGATGACCAAGATTATCATCCTCACCGGTTCGATTGTGGGTATTGCCTACCTCACCGAGTTCTTTATTGCCTGGTACTCAGGGGTGGTTTACGAGCAATATGCGTTCGTAAACAGGGCATTCGGTCCGTATGCCTGGGCTTACTGGATTATGATGACCTGCAATGTAATCACACCCCAGCTGTTCTGGTTCAAAAAGATCCGGACGAACATGGTGGTTGTATTCATCATTTCGATCTTCGTAAACATCGGCATGTGGTTCGAACGTTTTGTGATCGTGGTCACCTCGCTCCACCGCGACTACCTGCCGTCAAGCTGGTCGATGTATTCGGCAACCTGGGTAGAGGTGGGCCTGTACATCGGCACACTGGGTATTTTCTTTACGGCTTTCCTGCTCTTTGTCAGGGTCTTCCCGGTGGTTGCCATAGCCGAAGTGAAGAGCGTACTCAAATCGTCAGGCGAAAATCAAAAGCATGATCATCATGAGCACTAA
- a CDS encoding DUF3341 domain-containing protein, which produces MSTKKYITAYYLDEGDLLKGVKHMKSKGLQVADVLSPFPVHGLDKALGLRRSRLTRVAFAGGAIGGILGFLFQAWVFTVAYPINFGGKPLFSAPSFMPVTFELTVLFAAFSMVIAYFISHNIGPGAKPLIHDERTTDDHFLVVVALPEDDEKQMEQIKTVMTEAGAEGITLKDLSHE; this is translated from the coding sequence ATGAGCACTAAGAAGTATATCACAGCTTATTATCTCGACGAAGGCGACTTGCTCAAAGGTGTAAAACACATGAAAAGCAAAGGTTTGCAAGTGGCAGATGTATTGAGTCCGTTCCCGGTTCACGGCCTCGACAAGGCACTCGGTTTGCGGCGTTCGCGGCTAACGCGCGTTGCCTTTGCAGGCGGTGCCATTGGTGGCATCCTGGGATTTTTATTCCAGGCCTGGGTTTTCACCGTAGCGTATCCCATCAATTTCGGTGGTAAGCCGCTGTTTTCCGCCCCATCGTTTATGCCGGTTACCTTTGAGCTTACTGTATTGTTTGCCGCATTCTCGATGGTCATCGCCTATTTTATCAGCCACAATATCGGCCCCGGCGCCAAACCTCTCATCCACGACGAGCGCACAACCGACGACCATTTCCTGGTGGTCGTTGCCTTGCCTGAAGACGATGAGAAACAAATGGAACAAATTAAAACAGTCATGACCGAGGCCGGAGCCGAAGGTATAACCCTAAAAGACCTGAGCCATGAATAA
- a CDS encoding quinol:cytochrome C oxidoreductase, with the protein MNNTLSVSKKTYTILGAMIGIGLLSILMAFVMGTDGKRIAANFLLNNYYFLNLGLIGLFFVAVHAISESGWHTSVQRIGEGMSAFIPVGAALLLLFFLLGGLHSIYVWTHEDHLDELLLKKQPYLNEPFFYIRAVVILTAWALLAHFIRKSSLGLDSGNMKYFSQMRVRSAIFVVVYALTSVVSAWDWLMSLDPHWFSTLYGWYAFSSMLASGIAVYILILFVLKQMGYMEHVNKEHLHDLGKYLFGFSIFWAYLWFAQYLLIWYANIPEETVYYYYRLKDFSTVFYLNLVLSFVVPFFALMTRNSKRTFSVLVPVSLVVFIGHWVDLYQMIMPGAVGGEKAGIGLLEIGMTIGYAGLFMLVALYTMSKAPLVPEKHPYYEESLDYHTNY; encoded by the coding sequence ATGAATAATACACTGAGCGTCAGCAAAAAAACCTACACCATCCTGGGGGCCATGATCGGTATAGGCCTCTTATCGATCCTGATGGCCTTCGTGATGGGCACCGATGGCAAGCGCATCGCAGCCAACTTTCTGCTCAACAATTACTATTTTCTAAATCTCGGTCTGATCGGATTGTTCTTCGTGGCCGTTCACGCCATCAGCGAGTCAGGTTGGCATACCAGTGTGCAACGCATAGGCGAAGGCATGTCGGCATTCATACCGGTAGGTGCGGCTTTGCTGTTGTTGTTCTTCCTTTTGGGCGGATTGCACAGCATTTATGTCTGGACGCACGAAGACCATTTGGATGAATTGCTGCTCAAAAAGCAACCCTACCTCAACGAACCATTCTTTTACATTCGTGCCGTAGTCATTTTGACTGCCTGGGCACTGCTCGCCCATTTTATCCGCAAATCATCCCTTGGTCTCGACAGCGGGAACATGAAATATTTCAGCCAGATGAGGGTGAGGTCGGCCATTTTTGTGGTGGTGTATGCCCTCACGAGCGTGGTTTCGGCCTGGGACTGGCTCATGTCGCTCGATCCCCACTGGTTCAGCACCCTTTATGGCTGGTATGCCTTCAGCTCGATGCTTGCCTCAGGCATTGCAGTGTATATCCTCATACTTTTTGTGTTGAAGCAGATGGGCTACATGGAACACGTCAATAAAGAACATCTTCATGATCTCGGCAAATACCTTTTTGGCTTCAGCATCTTCTGGGCCTATCTCTGGTTTGCCCAGTACCTGCTCATCTGGTATGCCAACATCCCGGAGGAAACCGTTTACTACTATTACCGTTTGAAAGATTTCTCCACGGTATTTTATCTCAATCTTGTGCTTTCGTTTGTGGTGCCCTTCTTTGCCCTGATGACCCGCAATTCGAAGCGTACCTTCAGTGTTCTGGTGCCTGTTTCACTGGTCGTTTTCATCGGTCACTGGGTGGATTTGTATCAGATGATTATGCCCGGAGCGGTTGGTGGTGAAAAAGCCGGAATCGGACTGCTTGAAATTGGGATGACGATTGGTTATGCTGGTTTGTTTATGCTCGTAGCGCTTTACACCATGAGCAAAGCTCCCCTCGTGCCGGAGAAACATCCTTACTACGAGGAAAGCCTTGATTATCACACAAATTACTAA
- a CDS encoding c-type cytochrome has protein sequence MKNLKYLSLLALLALLASACNKDKNHPGYIYFPDMHYPVAYETYSENPVFAEGKTNRLPAEGTIFRGGPEPYPYKPKSFEDQQRAGLELTNPIVLDDQVLAKGKEQYDIYCKICHGEKGKGDGHLYSSGLFVAKPTSLVDDYVKNKPDGEIYHVITMGSLSGLMGAHAGQILPENRWKIIHYVRSLQK, from the coding sequence ATGAAAAACCTGAAATACCTCAGCCTGCTGGCATTGCTGGCCCTGCTTGCTAGTGCATGCAACAAGGACAAGAATCATCCCGGCTATATTTATTTTCCGGATATGCATTATCCTGTGGCCTACGAAACCTATTCCGAGAATCCTGTATTTGCTGAGGGCAAAACGAACCGGCTGCCCGCGGAGGGCACCATCTTTCGTGGAGGCCCCGAGCCTTACCCCTACAAGCCTAAGTCGTTCGAAGATCAGCAAAGAGCCGGCCTTGAGCTGACCAATCCCATCGTACTCGATGATCAGGTGCTTGCCAAAGGAAAAGAACAATACGATATTTATTGCAAGATCTGCCACGGCGAGAAGGGCAAAGGCGACGGTCACCTTTACAGCAGCGGGCTTTTTGTAGCCAAGCCAACCTCGCTGGTGGACGATTATGTGAAAAATAAACCCGACGGCGAAATTTATCATGTGATCACCATGGGTTCGCTCTCAGGCCTCATGGGCGCCCACGCGGGACAGATTTTGCCCGAGAACAGATGGAAAATCATTCATTACGTTCGTTCACTGCAAAAGTGA
- a CDS encoding peptidylprolyl isomerase: MTSTKITKGTIATLSYSLSNATTGQTIGEYNEQDLLFGYGLLLDAFEKNLEGRASGEAFSFELSAEEAYGQVNPKAVVFVPIENFADEYGNLDFEALKVGNIFPMGDAQGNRYYGKVIEVQTDKVKLDFNHHLAGINLLFTGKVIQCRQATTEEIQAFIQP, encoded by the coding sequence ATGACATCAACAAAAATTACCAAAGGAACCATAGCCACCCTCAGCTACAGTTTAAGCAATGCCACAACCGGTCAAACGATAGGCGAGTATAACGAGCAGGACCTCTTATTTGGCTACGGACTTTTGTTGGACGCCTTCGAGAAAAATCTGGAAGGTCGCGCTTCGGGTGAAGCATTCAGTTTTGAGCTGAGTGCCGAAGAAGCTTATGGGCAGGTTAATCCGAAGGCTGTGGTGTTTGTGCCCATCGAAAATTTCGCTGATGAATACGGAAACCTTGACTTTGAAGCATTAAAGGTGGGCAACATTTTCCCCATGGGGGATGCGCAAGGCAACAGATACTATGGTAAAGTGATTGAGGTACAAACAGATAAGGTAAAGCTGGATTTTAACCATCACCTCGCCGGGATCAACCTGCTGTTTACAGGCAAGGTTATTCAATGCCGGCAGGCCACCACCGAAGAAATTCAGGCATTCATTCAACCTTGA
- a CDS encoding DUF3365 domain-containing protein, protein MKNILLLTVLVWMISGCRTANRHETSGSDRAADSLYQAHLQQGREVVRLSFGALSARLQQAIGERGTEGAIAFCNVHALPITDSLSQAMDVSIRRTAMRYRNPENAPEPDDEEIMRKFASMNLMQGSLPDTLLQNASGQFVYLAPILTLPACLQCHGLPETDIAPQTMSLIRTLYPDDKAIAFREMELRGMWKITFKKSIRNNQ, encoded by the coding sequence ATGAAAAACATTTTGCTTCTCACAGTTTTAGTGTGGATGATCAGCGGTTGTCGCACTGCCAATCGGCATGAAACATCTGGGAGCGATCGTGCAGCCGACAGCCTTTACCAGGCTCATTTGCAGCAGGGAAGGGAAGTAGTCAGGCTGAGCTTCGGGGCACTCAGCGCCAGGTTGCAACAAGCTATAGGTGAGCGAGGCACCGAAGGCGCCATAGCATTCTGCAATGTGCATGCCTTGCCCATCACCGACTCGCTCTCGCAGGCCATGGATGTCAGCATCAGGCGCACAGCCATGCGCTACCGCAACCCGGAGAATGCTCCGGAGCCTGATGACGAAGAAATCATGCGGAAGTTCGCAAGCATGAATCTTATGCAAGGCAGCCTGCCGGATACGCTCTTGCAAAACGCAAGCGGGCAATTTGTGTACCTGGCACCCATCCTTACTTTGCCGGCCTGCCTGCAATGCCACGGCCTGCCAGAAACGGATATTGCGCCACAAACCATGAGCCTGATCCGGACACTCTATCCGGATGACAAGGCCATCGCTTTCAGGGAAATGGAACTGCGCGGTATGTGGAAGATTACTTTTAAGAAATCTATCCGGAACAACCAATGA
- a CDS encoding heavy metal translocating P-type ATPase metal-binding domain-containing protein translates to MSENACVHCGADCGSHPVVWNEKNFCCHGCSTVYQILHEKELTQYYEIQPMAGVKIETGQPLKKFAFLDNEDIASRLLLFNDGQTARVRFFVPAIHCASCIWLLEHLESLNEGIVFSSVNFPRKEVTISFRPEKISLRQVAELLAAIHYVPEINLSHLDAPEKVRNNKSLLLKLGIASFSFLNIMMYSFPEYVPGGHLLEENFKHVFGWLSFVLILPVVFYSASDYYLAAWKGLKHKVISLDVPITLGIIALFLQSSWEVFNGNGIGYMDSLAGLLFFLLIGKWYQGKTYEALSFERDYRSYFPVAVTLMVGDEEVQTPIAALKKGDRIRIHSQELVPADAILVEGQGNIDYSFVTGESLPVARAKGDFIYAGGRQVGSSIDLVVEKPVEQSYLTQLWNQSSRKDELHTLNNHINNVSKYFTVVVLVIAFAAFAWWLRIDFGKAVYVLASVLIVACPCALALTVPFTFGSTLRAFGRRGFYLKKTDVVEDLYRTNTIVFDKTGTLTLNRSVHVDWEGTLPDKSTLTMIYSVVRHSSHPLSQAIAKHLAGQEQLEVSRFEELPGQGIMAEASGKRITLGSSKFVTGQESDESASETRVYVAIDNSPVGYFRFSNVYRPGLKALVAELEKHYELHLISGDNDAEAQNLRGIFGERTALRFGQSPTDKKEYILRLKAQGKRVAMIGDGLNDAGALAESHTGISIAEDVFSFSPACDAILDAGRFGSLHRFFRFSRLSFRVIRMSFVISFLYNVIGLSFAVSGNLSPIVAAILMPVSSVSVVAFDTLCVMWLANRHLPR, encoded by the coding sequence ATGAGCGAAAATGCCTGCGTGCATTGCGGCGCCGACTGTGGCAGCCATCCTGTGGTGTGGAACGAAAAAAATTTTTGCTGCCACGGATGCAGTACAGTATATCAGATCCTGCACGAAAAGGAGCTGACCCAGTATTACGAAATACAACCCATGGCCGGGGTGAAGATCGAAACCGGTCAGCCCCTCAAAAAGTTTGCCTTCCTCGACAATGAGGACATCGCTTCGAGGTTGTTGTTGTTCAACGATGGGCAAACAGCGAGGGTCAGGTTTTTTGTGCCTGCCATACATTGCGCCTCATGCATCTGGCTGCTCGAACACCTCGAATCGCTCAATGAGGGTATTGTTTTTTCTTCGGTCAACTTCCCCCGCAAAGAAGTTACAATCAGCTTCCGTCCCGAGAAAATCAGCCTGCGGCAGGTGGCCGAACTGCTTGCCGCCATTCATTACGTGCCCGAAATCAACCTGAGCCACCTTGATGCGCCCGAAAAGGTCAGGAACAACAAAAGCCTGTTGCTCAAACTCGGCATCGCATCCTTTAGTTTTCTCAACATCATGATGTACAGCTTCCCGGAGTATGTCCCCGGGGGCCACCTGCTGGAGGAAAACTTTAAGCATGTTTTTGGTTGGCTTAGTTTTGTTCTCATCCTACCGGTAGTGTTCTACAGTGCAAGCGATTACTATCTGGCTGCATGGAAAGGGTTGAAGCACAAGGTGATAAGCCTTGATGTGCCCATTACCCTGGGCATCATTGCACTATTCTTACAAAGCTCCTGGGAGGTTTTCAACGGCAATGGGATCGGATACATGGACTCGCTGGCTGGGTTATTGTTTTTCCTGCTCATTGGCAAATGGTATCAGGGCAAGACCTACGAAGCCTTATCGTTCGAGCGCGATTACCGGAGCTATTTCCCTGTGGCTGTTACACTTATGGTGGGTGATGAGGAGGTGCAGACCCCTATTGCAGCGCTGAAAAAAGGCGACCGGATTCGCATCCACAGCCAGGAACTTGTGCCGGCCGATGCCATACTTGTTGAGGGGCAGGGCAACATCGATTATTCCTTTGTTACCGGCGAATCGCTTCCGGTTGCAAGGGCAAAGGGCGATTTTATTTATGCCGGCGGTCGCCAGGTGGGAAGCTCCATCGATCTGGTTGTCGAAAAACCGGTGGAGCAAAGCTACCTTACGCAGTTGTGGAACCAAAGCAGCCGGAAAGATGAGCTGCATACCCTGAACAACCACATCAACAATGTAAGTAAGTATTTTACTGTGGTTGTGTTGGTTATTGCATTCGCTGCTTTTGCTTGGTGGCTGAGGATTGATTTTGGCAAAGCAGTGTATGTGCTGGCGTCGGTGCTTATTGTGGCATGTCCGTGTGCGCTGGCACTCACAGTGCCGTTTACATTCGGAAGCACACTCAGGGCCTTTGGCCGAAGGGGATTCTATCTGAAGAAGACTGATGTGGTTGAAGACCTTTACCGAACCAATACCATCGTTTTTGACAAAACCGGTACCTTGACGCTCAACCGCAGTGTGCATGTGGACTGGGAGGGTACATTGCCTGACAAATCCACACTCACAATGATTTATTCGGTGGTACGGCACTCCTCGCATCCACTAAGTCAGGCCATTGCCAAACATCTGGCCGGCCAGGAACAACTGGAAGTCTCCCGCTTCGAAGAGCTGCCGGGACAAGGAATCATGGCCGAAGCATCAGGAAAACGCATTACCCTTGGTTCGTCGAAGTTTGTTACTGGTCAGGAATCTGACGAAAGTGCCTCCGAAACAAGAGTTTATGTGGCTATCGACAACAGCCCTGTCGGATATTTTCGTTTTTCGAACGTTTACCGTCCGGGATTGAAAGCGCTCGTGGCTGAGCTTGAGAAGCATTACGAGCTCCACCTCATTTCGGGGGATAATGATGCGGAAGCGCAAAACCTCAGGGGGATTTTCGGCGAGCGTACAGCTTTGCGGTTCGGTCAGTCGCCAACCGATAAAAAGGAGTACATTCTCAGGCTCAAAGCACAAGGCAAGCGTGTAGCCATGATTGGCGACGGCCTCAATGATGCCGGTGCCCTGGCCGAAAGTCACACAGGGATCAGCATAGCTGAAGACGTGTTCAGCTTTTCTCCTGCCTGCGATGCCATCCTCGATGCCGGGCGCTTTGGCAGCCTGCACCGCTTTTTCCGCTTCTCCAGGCTGAGTTTCCGTGTGATCCGAATGAGTTTTGTGATCTCATTTCTCTACAATGTTATCGGCCTGAGTTTTGCAGTCAGCGGAAACCTATCACCTATTGTTGCGGCAATTCTTATGCCGGTGAGTTCGGTTTCGGTAGTTGCCTTCGATACCCTTTGCGTAATGTGGCTTGCAAACAGACACTTGCCCAGATAA
- the ccoS gene encoding cbb3-type cytochrome oxidase assembly protein CcoS: protein MSAIIFLIFLGIVVAGGFVVAFIWAVRSGQYDDDYTPSVRMLFDPRKPGLGEPSTEQPDQPNNEKPNTNNQ from the coding sequence ATGAGCGCAATAATTTTCCTGATTTTTCTTGGTATAGTGGTGGCCGGCGGATTTGTGGTTGCTTTTATTTGGGCTGTGCGAAGCGGGCAATACGACGACGATTACACCCCATCGGTGCGCATGTTGTTCGATCCGCGCAAACCAGGCCTTGGAGAGCCTTCAACCGAGCAGCCTGACCAACCGAACAACGAAAAACCAAACACAAATAACCAATAA
- the ccoN gene encoding cytochrome-c oxidase, cbb3-type subunit I — protein MELQKFTYDNRLVRMFMYATILWGLVGMLVGLTIALELIFPHLSANIPWLSFGRLRPLHTNAVIFAFVGNGIFTAVYYSTPRLLKTPMYSELLGKIHFWGWQLIIVSAALTLPLGYTVGKEYAELEWPIDLAITVIWVVFGINLIMTMVNRRTKHIYVAIWFYIATFVTVAVLHVVNSINIPVSFLKSYPVYAGVQDALVQWWYGHNAVAFFLTTPYLGLMYYFIPKAANRPVYSYRLSIIHFWALIFLYIWAGPHHLLYSSLPDWAQALGVVFSVMLIAPSWGGMINGLLTLRGAWDKVREDPVLKMFVVGVTAYGMSTFEGPMLSTKSVNALSHFTDWTIAHVHIGALGWNGMLTFGMLYWLWPRLFSVKLYSRGLANAHFWLSTTGMLFFAIPLYFAGFTQSLMWKEFTEEGFLKYPNFIETVVQILPMYYIRAFGGTLYITGILLMIYNLVKTTQAGKFVPFEEDQAPALESQSHGVDRGHRVIEGKPVLFTVLALVAILIGGIVEFVPMFMVKSNVPTIASVKPYTPLELQGRDIYVREGCYLCHSQMVRPFRSEVERYGDYTKAGETVYDHPFQFGSKRTGPDLAREGVKTSPVYKPASWHYNHFLDPQRVVAQSIMPPYPWLIKNNLDISSTPKKIRVMQTLGVPYPEGYDQKANDDLMKQAREIAANLKQSGIEVDENKEVIALIAYIMRLGVDIHENNALGQK, from the coding sequence ATGGAGCTGCAAAAGTTTACTTACGACAACCGGTTGGTGCGTATGTTTATGTACGCCACCATCTTATGGGGTCTGGTAGGCATGCTTGTAGGGCTGACCATTGCCCTTGAGCTTATCTTTCCGCATTTGAGCGCCAACATTCCATGGCTCTCATTCGGCAGGCTGAGACCCCTGCACACCAATGCCGTGATTTTTGCCTTTGTGGGCAACGGGATTTTTACGGCAGTTTATTACAGCACGCCAAGGCTGCTCAAAACACCTATGTACAGCGAATTGCTGGGCAAGATCCACTTCTGGGGCTGGCAACTGATCATTGTCAGCGCTGCCCTCACGCTTCCGCTCGGCTACACGGTCGGAAAAGAGTATGCCGAACTGGAGTGGCCGATCGACCTGGCCATTACTGTCATCTGGGTAGTATTTGGTATCAACCTGATAATGACCATGGTCAACAGGCGAACCAAGCATATTTATGTGGCCATCTGGTTCTACATCGCCACTTTTGTCACGGTGGCTGTGCTGCATGTTGTAAACTCGATCAACATTCCGGTGTCGTTTTTAAAGAGCTATCCGGTGTATGCCGGCGTACAGGATGCACTCGTGCAATGGTGGTACGGACACAATGCCGTGGCATTTTTCCTCACCACACCCTACCTTGGGCTGATGTACTATTTTATCCCCAAGGCAGCCAACCGTCCTGTTTACTCTTATCGTCTGTCGATTATTCACTTCTGGGCGCTCATTTTCCTTTACATCTGGGCCGGCCCGCACCATCTGCTTTACTCTTCCTTGCCCGACTGGGCTCAGGCGCTTGGTGTCGTATTTTCTGTAATGCTCATTGCGCCGTCATGGGGTGGGATGATCAACGGTTTGCTCACATTGCGCGGCGCCTGGGACAAAGTGCGCGAGGATCCTGTGCTGAAGATGTTTGTTGTTGGTGTTACAGCTTATGGGATGTCTACCTTCGAAGGGCCGATGCTCTCCACCAAATCGGTGAATGCCCTCAGTCACTTTACCGACTGGACGATTGCCCACGTGCATATTGGCGCCCTGGGCTGGAACGGCATGCTCACCTTCGGGATGCTCTACTGGTTGTGGCCTCGTCTGTTTAGTGTAAAGCTCTACAGCAGAGGACTTGCCAATGCACATTTCTGGCTCTCTACCACCGGTATGCTATTCTTTGCCATTCCGCTTTATTTTGCAGGCTTCACCCAGAGCCTGATGTGGAAGGAATTCACAGAAGAAGGCTTTCTCAAATACCCCAACTTCATTGAAACTGTGGTGCAGATTTTGCCCATGTACTATATCCGCGCCTTTGGTGGAACACTCTACATCACTGGTATTCTGCTCATGATTTATAACCTGGTCAAAACCACACAGGCAGGCAAGTTTGTACCTTTCGAAGAAGACCAGGCACCGGCCCTCGAGAGCCAGTCGCATGGCGTCGACCGCGGCCATCGTGTCATCGAAGGAAAGCCGGTACTTTTCACTGTGCTGGCCCTGGTGGCTATTCTCATCGGTGGCATTGTGGAATTTGTGCCTATGTTTATGGTGAAGTCGAATGTGCCAACCATTGCCAGCGTCAAACCCTACACCCCGCTAGAATTGCAAGGCCGGGATATCTATGTGCGCGAAGGTTGCTATCTGTGCCACAGTCAGATGGTCCGTCCGTTCCGCTCCGAGGTTGAACGTTATGGCGATTATACCAAAGCCGGCGAAACAGTGTATGATCATCCGTTCCAGTTTGGCTCAAAGCGCACCGGTCCCGACCTGGCCCGCGAAGGCGTAAAAACCAGTCCGGTGTACAAACCTGCCTCATGGCACTACAACCACTTCCTCGACCCGCAGCGGGTGGTTGCACAGTCGATCATGCCGCCTTACCCCTGGCTGATCAAAAACAACCTGGATATCAGCAGCACACCAAAGAAGATCAGGGTGATGCAAACCCTGGGCGTGCCCTATCCTGAAGGTTATGACCAAAAGGCCAATGACGACCTGATGAAACAAGCCCGCGAAATTGCTGCCAACCTCAAACAGAGTGGCATCGAAGTGGACGAAAACAAGGAAGTGATCGCCCTGATTGCCTACATCATGCGTCTTGGTGTGGATATCCACGAAAACAACGCACTCGGACAGAAATAA
- a CDS encoding cbb3-type cytochrome c oxidase subunit 3, with the protein MKIVTKVLEGVADIQIFPIIGMIIFFTLFVGLIVHVARMSREQVDEYSHLPLDEEENNDDNVQTHQKI; encoded by the coding sequence ATGAAAATTGTCACCAAAGTCCTGGAAGGAGTGGCTGATATTCAGATATTTCCGATCATCGGGATGATTATTTTCTTCACCTTGTTCGTGGGCTTGATCGTGCATGTGGCAAGGATGAGCCGCGAACAAGTGGACGAATACAGCCACCTTCCGCTGGACGAGGAGGAAAATAATGACGACAATGTGCAAACGCATCAAAAAATTTAA
- a CDS encoding c-type cytochrome, whose amino-acid sequence MTNTDKHINSGQEHEVDSATNVRLIKGHEYDGIKELDNDMPSWWVWLFIITIVFSLVYLVRLWVFRADDLIQEKEFQREMAAAPKVNRPVEELAMVLLEDDLSINNGKETWTKICAVCHLADGGGLVGPNMTDNYWIHGNRVEDLFDVITNGVIEKGMIPYKDQLTPRQRLEVISFIMLKLQGTTPANPKEPQGELYE is encoded by the coding sequence ATGACCAACACAGACAAACATATCAACAGCGGACAGGAGCACGAAGTTGACAGTGCAACCAACGTGCGCCTCATCAAGGGCCATGAATACGATGGCATTAAGGAGCTGGATAACGACATGCCCTCGTGGTGGGTGTGGTTGTTCATCATCACCATTGTCTTCTCGCTGGTATATCTGGTGAGGCTGTGGGTGTTTCGCGCCGACGACCTCATACAGGAAAAAGAATTCCAGCGCGAGATGGCAGCTGCCCCGAAAGTAAACCGGCCGGTTGAAGAGCTTGCAATGGTACTGCTCGAGGATGACCTTTCGATCAACAACGGCAAAGAAACCTGGACCAAGATCTGCGCCGTGTGCCACCTTGCAGACGGCGGCGGATTGGTTGGACCCAACATGACCGACAACTACTGGATCCATGGCAACCGGGTAGAAGACCTGTTTGATGTGATTACCAACGGCGTAATCGAGAAGGGAATGATTCCCTACAAAGACCAGCTCACACCCAGGCAGCGTCTCGAAGTCATCAGCTTCATCATGCTTAAGTTGCAGGGTACCACACCTGCCAATCCCAAAGAGCCCCAAGGCGAGCTGTACGAATGA